In Spirochaetota bacterium, the genomic window AAACCGAACGCCGCTCCCTGAGCGATAAATCATTTTCCGTTACGGATAACATACATGCCTGATCGTGCTCTATACTTACAGCAGAACGAATGAGGTCATTATGAGATCACTACTGCTGCTTACAATGAGCGCCGCCCTCTTTGCCGCGGAACACGATCGCTTCGGCATTCGGGAAATTGCCGCGGAGGGAATGAAATGAAAGCAATGACACATTCAAAGCGGACCATGAGAGCCCCGTGGGGGATGATCCTTTTTATACTGGCATCGCTCACGATATATCCGAGGGCGCTCCCGATCATAGCTGCCGACTGGCCTGCCTGGAAGGACGGTCTCGGGAAACTGCTCATCATGCGGTCGATGACGATGGAAACGCAGGAGATAGCGCGGGCGAACGCATCCAATTGGAGCACGATTGCGAACGTCGCCGATATGCTCCGCGGACGCGCGCTCGTACTTGCCGCCGCACGGAACATCGCGCCGGACGATGAGAACACCATGCTCGCAAGCGCTGAAGCGCTCGCGGACAAGGTCATATCGCTCGAGGCAGGCGGTGTGATCATGCAGGCAAGCCCGGTACTCGCCGACAAGACACAGCGCGGATGGGGCATTGAAACGACGTACAATCTCCGCGGCGTCATCGGTGTCAACACGGTGGATCTCTGGAATACGGCATCATGCCTCGCCGCATTGACCGACTGGCTCCCGTTCGCGAAGCGAAAGAGTAAAGCCCATTATACAAAGGTGCTGGCGTCCGCTACCGATGTCATGGATCAGTGGATACAGCGCTACAGCACTGAACACCCGACCGAGGGGTCATATTTCTATAAGATAGGCACTGCAGATCCGGGCATAAAGAATTTCCTGATATTCAACACCGAATCGCTCATGGCGATCTCGCTCTGGAATCTTGCGAAGGCGCATCGCGAGGATGGGCATGCGGATATCGCCGACCGTTATGCCAGGGAGGCGGTGAAGCACGGGCGCCAAATGAAACGCGGCGTTACCGAGCGCATACGCGACGATGCCGGCATTCATGCCGAACGCTGGTCGTACATGGTCGAGAACATCAATGACAAACCGTTCTTCGGGAAATCGGAGGATATTGCCCACGGGGGTGTCACTATCGACGTGATATACCGATTCTTCCGCGAGGATGTCCGCGAGAACGGCAAACCGCTCTTCGTCAAAGAAGACCTTGCGGCGATCGCACAGATAATGGCCGAAAATGTTTTCGTGTACCGCGATGACGCAACGCCCGCGTACACGGTCTGGTATAGACCGGACCGTTCGAAGCCCAAGCAGGTGTACACGGAATACCGCACATCGGACCCTGTCAATGCCGAATGGCAGCGCGAGACAGCATGGCGCTACATCCTTATTGACGATAAGAAACGCGTAGAGCTCGGGCATGGTCTGCGCACCGGCTGGGGCTGGGTAGCGGCGGCTTCCGCGGATGCGAACGTGCTCGCGCACGTATACCGATACTACGCGACATACCTGAACACCGACATCATATCGCCGGAAAAAGTCCCGGCAAAGGATGTCACGCGCAAAGGCGCCGGTCTCTACATCTCGCTTGCAACGCTCTGGTCTGTGATGCCCTAGCGCGAACGACGAATACTGTCATAAAAGGATACTGCAATGAACGACACACGATTCCTACGCCCGCACTATACCCTCGCACAGGGAAGCGAACGGCCGACACATCTCCCCTACCCGCGCGAAGTGTTCGATACGTACGACATCTTCGAGATACTCCCGCTCGACGGCGGCGCGTTCTTCTTCTCGCAGGAGCACCTCGGCGGTACGCGATCAGAATGTTTCATACATGCTATCGAGGCTGGATCGCTTTTCGCGCCGTGGATGACGGACAATGGCATGCAATGGGACAAAGCACTCGCATCTGCTCAACGCGCACAGATAAAGCCGCCGTGGGAAAAACACGTCTGGCTCAATCGGCTCTATTTCCTCCTCGCTATCGCCCGCCGATATTACACGACGAACGATGCGCACTGGGCACGCATGTGGCTGAGCTTATTCGACGACTGGAGTGCGAAAAACCCGTACGATGACATATCGCTCAGAACGCACGGCCGCGGGAATTACACCTGGTTCGATATGCAGGTAGCGTGGCGCTTATTCGTGTTCACGTACAGCGTGCACCTCCTTGCAGGAAGCACCTCCCTCACTGCAGCCGCATGGGAACGCATATACCGCGCGATCGGCGTTCACACCGAACATCTCTATCAAGAATCCGTCCACGACATCGCGCTCGATAAAAAGATAAAAGGAAATCATTATCTGCAGAAAGGAACTGCGCTGCTCCTCGCATCGATACTGTTCCCGGAAATGGGCGACAGCCGTGCATACCGAAATGCAGCGATAAAAATATACCGCGAGCATGATGCAAAGGAAACGCTTGCCGACGGCGGGAATATCGAGAACAGCCCGAGCTACAGCCACTTCATTGCGCGCATGTATCTGGACGCATATCTCATCTGCGAAAAGAACGGCATTGCGGACGCGGATACCGCACGCTTCAAGGCAAGCGCTGAAAAGCAGTACGCCTTCCTCGCTCGTACGGCGACGCCCTCAGGCAGCACGCTGCAGATAAACGATTCATACTCACTTGACGCAGCACGCGATCTCGCTCTGGCCCATGCCGTATGCCCGTCCATAGCGGACGTCGTGCGCTCTTCGACGGCTCTCTTCCTCGCGAGCGGCAGAGCGATACTGATGAACGATCATTTCTCCATACACATCGACAATGGCCCGACGGGATTATGGCATCATCACGATGCGCGGCCGAACATCATCGCCTTCGCCGGGAAAGAACCCTTCATCGTGGACAGCGGCTGCTGCAATTACGACCGCTCCGCACGTGCGTGGATGAATGCCGCGGGGGCTCATTGCGTTCTCACATTGGCCGACAGCAATGGTGCAATGCGCGCGTCCGGCACTGAACATCGCTCATTCGAACCGACAGCATCGGGCGGGACTATCGTATTTTCGACGCGCTATCAGGGAGCGTGCTCGGCAGAATGGATACGGACGATAACACTGTCCGGTGCACGGCTTATCATCGACGACGCGATACAGGCGGACGGATCAGTTACCGTATCCTGGGCTGCACCGATAGCGGGATATGTACAGAAGAACAAGGACGGCAGCATCACCGTTCTTCTCGAGCAGGGCAGTTCGATCACAATAGACTTCGGCGCTGATACCCCGCTCTTGCGCGACTCGACGGCGATCAACGATCGCAACCAGCCGGGATATATCGCCTCGGTGGATATCACAAAGCAAGGGATATCGTTCCATATCACGGTGATCATCGACATGCAATGAAACAGCACGATCACTGACACGACGGCTCGAAACCCCTGCGCATGACCGATGGCGGCCTGCCGGTATGTTTTTTGAAGACCGCCGAGAAATAATGCTCGTTCCTGAACCCGGCACGCGATGCAATGAAACGGATATTTTCGCCGGTGCTTTTAAGCAGGAATATTGCCGTTTCGATGCGGCGCTTCAATAAATGCTCGTGGGGCGTGCTGCCTGTCTCGCGTTTGAAGACACGGATGGCATGCGGCACCGACTTTCCGCTTGCGGCGGCGATGTCCGACAGCGTTATCGGCTCATGAAGATGCATATCGATGTAGTTCATCATTGCAAGGATGTCGCCGGGAACGATGAACCGTTTCCGTGACTCCTGCGAGAGGAGGATCATGATACGATGCATATACGTTGACGCCTCAGCGAGCAAAGCATCCTGCTCAGAGGGCGTGTGCTCGAATCGCCGCGCGAGGGTGAAGAGCGCTCTGCACCAGGGGGCTGCCGCTGTGCACGAGGGGACATGGTGTACCTGTGCAAGACCGTGCAGTGCAAGTAAATGTTCGATCTCCATATGATGATAGTAGAGATATATTTTCCGCGTCCGCATCGGCACGGGGGATGAGCATTCATAACGGCCGTTGCGCGGGAGTATGAACATATCGCCGGGGGCGATGTCGTACGAACGATTGTTTATGACGGCATGTATCCGTCCGGAGATCAGATATTCGATCGATGTGCAGCCTACGGCATCGCGTCGAATACTATGCGGATGACGATGGCTTAAGCCCACGGCGAACGGCACGTTCGGCAGCTGAAGCCGCTTATCCTGCCGGAAGAAATGTACATCTTCATACGGATGGCCCATATCATTATTGTAGGTCTCAACAGCTATTTGTCAAATGACACCGAGCCGCTGACGTTTCATCTGCCCGGCAGGTCCGCGATGATCATTTTTCATACCCGAATGATAAGAATTTGCATGGACGGAAAGAACACTATGGCCTACCATTATCAGGTACGATCGTATCTGCCGGGAGACGGTACATGCAGAAATTGATCGCTCTCATGATCGCATTCACTGCCATGACGACCATGGTGCACGCCATGCCGTCGTATGAGGATGTGCTTGTCGTGGCACGTCAGGGCAACTCTGAATCTGCGGATATCGCCGCCTATTTCAAGAACGCGCGGGGCATACCTTCGGTGAACGTGACTACGATCCCGCTTGCGAGCTCGAGCAAGGCGGATCGGGACGCCTTTGTGCTCGCCTTGTCGAACTACATGGTCGCGAACGGGATCTGGGACAGGATAAACTACATCGTACTGAGTTCGGGGTTCCCCCAGACAGTGCAGGATGTCGGCGGGAACTGCTACCTTGCTGCATTCATCATGTATCGTCTCTCCGGCAACAATACGAAAGTGATACAGAACTCACCGTATGCCTTCTGCAAAACGAACAATTATTACGATCGCGGGGACATAAAGTTCAGCAAAAGAAAATACGGATACTTCATCGTGTCGCATCTGGACGGTCCCGGCATTATCCAGATAAAAAAGATGATCGACAGTGCGGGGGCGGCAGATTACGACACGTACACGTCCGGCGTGAAATTCGTATACGAATCGATATATCCCGACAACACGCTTTCCAACGAGATGATGCTCCGCGGTGTGAACTACCAGCAGTATGACTATCATAAATTCGGTGCTGTCAATAATATAAGCGGCATAAACTTCATCTACTGCGATTGGGTATGGGCCACCAACGGCATGAACGAGGATGAGATCGGGGGATTCCCGAACGTTTTTAAGAAGCTGACGTTCAAGCCCGGCGGCATTATGTCGGTGTTCCGATCATTTCCGACAAGCGGCTTTCGTTTACCGGGCGGCGGTCTTAACAAGTGGAACGGCGGCGTATTCACACCGCTGCGCAAGAGCGACAGCTTCGACCTGAAATACCTCAACCAGTATTCCATCGACATCGATACGGCGCATGACATCATCTACACCGGTCATGCCAACCCGTGCGCAACGCCGTACTACCAGATCGCTTCCGAGGACGCCCGGGGTCTCGGCGTCACCATGTACGACAAGGCGGGGAATCTCATCAAACATTTCACGAAGGAGAATACCGGGGGCGGCCTTGTGAGCGACGCTGCCGAGGTCATACGCTATGATCAATACAATAATCGCGTCTGGGCAGGGACGTTCAAGGGGCTTTGTTACTACGACATCGCTGCTGATACATGGAAGGCAATACCGGAATTCTCGTCGCCGACGACGAACGTGCAGGTATATTCCATTTACGTCGATCCGACGACATCCGGGCGCTACATTTACATCACCTTCAGGGCGCATCGTTGGGTGAGCATACTGCCGCCGGCGATCCCTGTGGGTGAACCGGCGAGATCGGATTGGCTCTGGCTCTGGGAATACGATACGCTCACGAAGACGTACCGAAAATTCGACATCGACGGCTCGGCATCGGTAAGCTCGTTCTACATGAAGATCGTTAAGACCGCTGCGAACACCGTCTGGGCGATGTATAAGCATGCGGGCGGCGGTGAATGTTTCAAGATCGCCAAGTACGATCTCTCGACCTTAACGACGATAACGAACATCAACCTGTCGAATGTGATCGATAATTATCAGTACAATGCGTTCAACGCAATAGCGGCGGCATCCAACGGCGGCTTTCCGCAGATATTCATACCTGTCGGCAAGAAGGGATCGAGCACCTCGAAGTGGACGAACGGTGTGCTCAGGATAACGGAAAGCACCCCGTCGAATTTCATTTTCAAGACCTATTTCAAATCGATGGAGGATGGAGTGTACTCGTCGTGCGTGTTCGTGAGCCGTGTCAACTCGAACGATGTGTATATGATGACCGCAAGCACCACCAGCGGCTGCGGGTCGATCTTTAAATTCAATGACAGCAACCCGAACGGCATCGAACTTCGCAACGGCGCGAGCGCGCTTTCGGGGTTCATCAACGACGCCATCTGCGACAACAGGGATGATTCGGTATGGGTCGTGAGCAGGAACTACACCTATCAGGACAACGCGCACGATTTCCTGGACAACAATGCCATGTCGGTGATGGGCGGAAATTCGCACGATACGTTCTACTACGACGGGGCAGCGCTCAGCGCCGCCCCCAGCAGTGATGATATCATACCGGTATCCCCGACGAACCCCGACTCGACGATCTTCGTTTCGAGCGCAGTTGGATCTGAGATCGCGCCGATAGCGACGCGGCTTCTCGACGGGATGTATCTCGGCGAAGCAAGGAGCGCCTGCCGTTCGATGGCCTCACAGGGCGGCGGCGGCTACGTCAAGCATATGTTCGTCATGGACCCGAAATCCTGTCCGTACGCGCCGCGGGTCAATGTCGCCGCGCTCGACACATCGGTGACAAAAGTCGGCGGCACGTACCGGATGAAGGTGAAGCTGTTCTCGCCCATGCTCGATGCCGCAAGGAGCTGGTTCATCCCCTCGACGATAACGACGAACACGGTGCGATTGGCCGATAGTGCATCGAACCTCATCGCGCCGTCGGAGATCAATTACATCTCCAATGAGAACGCTGTGGAATTCGTCACGACGAACACGCTCCCCGGCGGAAAATACTATCTCACGCTCACGTGCGGCATCGACGGGATCAAGAACTCGCGGGGCGCTTCGCTCGTGAACACCAGGCCCGACGAGTTCAAGGACGAGATCACCATCGAATATACCTACGCGAATGCGCCGACAGTCGCCGGGGCACCGGCAAGTGCCGTCACGAACAGTGCGTTCACCGTCGCATTCACTGTCGATCAGAACTACGGATATTTTTCGACGAACGGCACTGCGTTCACACAGTTCGCAGCGCCGGGGACGAACGTTCGTATCAGCACGACGACGACGCTTTTTTGGTACGGCTGCAATATCTGGGGAAATATGAGCGTGACGAACAGCGCATCCTATACGTTCGATACGAATGCGCCGGTCGTCACCGGGGCCCCCGCAAGCTTCACGACGAATGCGGCATTCATTGTGAACCTCGCTGTCAGTGAGAACTTCGGATACTGGTCAACGAACGGCGCCGCGTTCGTATCTTTCACCGCTGCAGGGGCTGTAATTCCCGTGAACACAACGACCACACTTCGTTGTTATGGCAGGGACGCGATCGGCAATACGAGCAGCACAAACACATATACCTACGTTATCGGCGCTGGTCTGCCGAACACGCCGATAAGCCTCGCCGCGGCAGCCATCGACGGGAATTCGATAGGACTGTCATGGCACGATTCATCATCGAATGAAACGATGTTCCGTATCTATCGCAGTACGAATGATGCAGCGTACTCACTTGCCGCAACGGTACCCGCCAATACAACGAATTATGATGATTGCGGTCTGGCCGGCGGTGTGCGGTACTTCTATCGTCTTTCAGCGATGAACGCTGCGGGCGAATCCGCTCAGGCTGGACCGGCATCCGCATTCTGCGCGATAACGCTCTCGCTGCTGAATGCCGCGGTTATCCTTATGCCCGTTGAGAATAAAGTACAATTCATGTATACGCTGGTAAAAAGCATCATTACTTCAGCATCGCTTGCGTTCGATCTTTCCCCCGCCGGGGCGTCGACCTATCTACCGCTCCCGGGGACGATTGAAGGGCCATGCATCGCCGCGAGCGGCGGTGATCTTGTGAACACATGGACGATCCCCGCGGGTTTCGATATATCGCGCCGCTATGACCTCCGTATCACGGCTGACATCGCAGCCGTCACAAATGCGGTTACGGTGGTGAGCAACGTCGATATCACGAGGATGTTCAGCACGACATCGAACCTGAACTACGCCTGCGCACTTAACAACCCCTATCGCGGCTCGGGCGATATTCTCTTTGCCAATATACCGTCCGACACAACTCTTAAGGTATATACGCTCTCAGGGCGCTGCATTGTGAGCATGCCCGCGCCTTCGGATGGTTCACGGTTGGCTTGGAATGCACTGACAGCGACGGGCAAAAAAGCGGCTCCGGGTGTGTATCTCTGCCGTCTTTCCTCATACAGCGGAACGAGGGTGCTGAAGGTCATGATCGTACGATAAGTATACATCTTCTCAGGCCGGTTGCGTTTGCATTGATTTGCGATAGTATGAACATCATCGGAGGCTGAACATGAGGAACATTATCATAGTAATGGCAAGCGCACTTATCGCCGGCGCTGCATATGCGCAACCTTCTGCATTCGTCTCTGATGAAAATACCGTCGCGCTCTGGAATTTCGACGAAGGCGAAGGGCCTATTACCCGCGATGCGGGGCCGATAGGCATACATCTTCGGTACAACGAACGCGGCGACCGCAAGCCGGATGAAACGCCGCCGAAATGGGTGAGGGGGAAATTCGGGAAAGCGCTCCTTTTCAACGGCGATCTTCGGCAGACGCTCTGGAATGCCGCTGACTCGTTCAAAAAGTTTTTCGGACTTAAGGATGCGATCACGTTCGAAGCATGGGTGAAACCCGAAGACCCTCCCGCGCCGAAGAACATGGGCTTTTTTCAGAACATGGAATATTCAAAAAATGGTTTCCGCATCAATTTTTCCGCCGGTTTCAATGTCGGGTGGCAGCTGCAGGACGGCAAGGGCGAGGTCGTTATCAATTCAAAGAAAGGCCTTCCCCCCGGCGTCTGGTCGCATTTCGCCTGCACCTATGACGGCACGGTGATGAGGATATATATCAACGGTGTGCTCGATACTGAAAAGCCGATCAATGGATGCATCATCCAGTCAAGATCGGACGGCATATCGATCGCCTATACGGGAGGATACCCGTTCTTCTACGGGGCCATTGACAGTATACGCATTTCGAAGATCGCCCGAACTGAATTCAAGGTGGAGTGAGCGCCATGAAAAAAGTTTTTCTGAACATCCTGCCCGTACTCGTCGCGATATCGGCGCTTCACGCGGCACCGCAATTCCGTGTCGATGGCTCAATTGTAAATCCGGGCGTTCTCATCGACATGGGTGATGACGGTTCGCTCATCGTGAGCAATGCCAAAGGTTTTTGCTGGACGATACAGGCGGCGCTCGCGGCAGGAGACACAAAAATACTGCTCAAGCAGCTCGGCGAAAGCGGTCTTGAGATCACGAAATCGAAAAAGACCGCACTCTATTCCGGTACGTTCACGCCGCCGGGCGGAAGATCGTTCCCGATAGAGTATTCACTTACATTGACGCCGGAGAACAATGCGCGTGTAACGCTCGCGTTCAAAACGCCCGTGCCGGCCGCAGATATTTTTTCGCGCGCAGCGCTCTACATAGCGATCCCCCGGGCATCGCTTGCCGGCGAGCGTATCAGAATAGACGGGAAGGACAATGCTGTGCCGACGGAGAGAGCCGGCGAAAAGCCGGAGATGCTTTTTAACGGCGCGGCGTCATCGATCGCATATTTTTCGGACGCCCCCCAACAGAGGCTCACCCTCGCATTGCGGAAAGCGGACGCAGCAGCGGTCAATGATGGGCTCATGATCAACGGTACGGCATGCGTCGTGCTTAGGCTCACGCCGAAAGAGAATGAGATCATCTTCGACATCGTTCTCGGCGAGCCGGAAGTTGAACGCTCAACCGGCGAATCGTATGCGAACGTCGATTTCTGGGCCGCCGACAAGCTCAAAATGCCGCAGTACAAGCACTCAAAGAATCTCGTGCAGAACCCGGGCTTTGAGGACGGCGCGAAGTATTGGCGCTTCGGCCCGCTCGGAACGATAACCGATATGCATCTCGGCGAACACTACATCGTCGAAGAAACAGGCTTTCAAGGCAGGCGATCGATGAAGATCATCGGCCAGAAGGGGCAATCCCCGGCGCATATTGTGACGTTCGCTATCCCCGTCGAGACCGACACCGAGTATACGGTCAGTTTTTACGCGAAGGCGGACCGTGCCGGTGTGCGGATCACCTCCCTGCCGACATCGCTCGTGTGGCCGAAATTTCCCGGCCAGGCTTCGTATGCACTATCAACGGAATGGAAACGCTACTCGACGACATTGAAAACCCCCAACAGCCTTATCTCGCTTGATTTCGGTATCAACAATCCTGCGGAGGACTGCGCGGCATGGATCGATAACGTACAGTTCGAAAAAGGCCCGATGAGCGACTATGATGAAAAGCCTTGCGGTGCGAGTTTCGTCACCGCGCGGCGCGATAATCTATTTCAGCCTGGCGAAAAGACAGGCGCGGCGTTCTTTGTGCATGGAAAACCGGGGGTCTATACGCTTGCCGTGCGCGTGACAGACCTGTGGGATGCCGTGGTGAAAGAAGATACGATCCCCTGCACCGTCGGTGAAAAAGGGGCTTCGATCCCGGCGCCGTGGGCGGACGGCCTTAAGCCAGGTCTCTATATCATCGAGACAACGGTGCGCACGGAAGGCGGGGCCGCCGAACGTGACTTCGACCGCCTCGCCATCATGCCTTCGCTTCGCGGCGTGCCGGAAAAGCACAAATTTCTCTTCAACTCGCCGGGCGATTCGCGGCAGGCGAACTGGGCGCGCAAGGCTGAGCGGTATCAGCACATCGGTATCGGCTCACTGAACCAATGGCACATTTCCCCGGCGGAATACCGGACGATGTTCGAAGATGCGGGTATCCTATTGTTCAGCTCGATCTTCGATCAATTCGGCGAGGTGAGCGGGAAATGGAACCTCAAGCATGATTTTCACCGCACGGATGCCGACCTCGCAGTCATCGAAGAAGAAGCGTATAAGAAAGCGAAACAGTATCCCGACCTCTTCGTCTGGAAAATGCTCAATGAACCGGGCGGCGCATATCAGGACAACATTGAAGAGATGAAACAGGTCATCCGATGTATGGCGGCGGCACGCAAAGGGATACTCCGCGCGAACCCGAAGGCGCGTATGTTCTCGCCCGATCCGGCGAACATGTATCTGTCAAGCGGGATAAAATATATCGAGACGTTCCTTGCGGCCGGCGGAAAGGATGTATGCGACATCATATCCATTCACCCGTACCGCACGAGGCCCGAAGACCCCGATCTGGACGCGGATGCGGTGTCGTTCTTCGCCGTATTGTCAAAGTACGGCTATACCGGTGATGTGTGGTGGCCCGAAGGGATATATCATTGCAACTATACGATACCCGCCTACGGTCTCGATGCGCATAAAGGATGTTCCGCCGATCACTATCGCACCGGGCCGTTCAGCTATCACATGGGCTGGTCTGAGCGGATGGCGTTCGCGTATACGATGCGAAGCTGGCTCATGTCACTGAAATATGCCGACCGCGTGAAAGTGCATAACGACTGGAACTTCGAGGATTCAGCATGGATCGGCTTGGATATGACGCCCACGGCAAAAGCATTCGCACCGAACGTACTGGGCCGCATCCTCGGCAATGCAGACTATGCCGCCGATGTCGAACTCGGAAAAGAGATACGCTGCTATATGTACACCGATGAAAAAAAGCGCCCGGTGGCCGCCGTGTGGACATACAATGCCGTGCTCGACACCGAGGGACGCCCCGGACCGAACATGGGCCTTGCGTCAATTCCCGGCGATGTCGAGTTCA contains:
- a CDS encoding heparinase II/III family protein; its protein translation is MNDTRFLRPHYTLAQGSERPTHLPYPREVFDTYDIFEILPLDGGAFFFSQEHLGGTRSECFIHAIEAGSLFAPWMTDNGMQWDKALASAQRAQIKPPWEKHVWLNRLYFLLAIARRYYTTNDAHWARMWLSLFDDWSAKNPYDDISLRTHGRGNYTWFDMQVAWRLFVFTYSVHLLAGSTSLTAAAWERIYRAIGVHTEHLYQESVHDIALDKKIKGNHYLQKGTALLLASILFPEMGDSRAYRNAAIKIYREHDAKETLADGGNIENSPSYSHFIARMYLDAYLICEKNGIADADTARFKASAEKQYAFLARTATPSGSTLQINDSYSLDAARDLALAHAVCPSIADVVRSSTALFLASGRAILMNDHFSIHIDNGPTGLWHHHDARPNIIAFAGKEPFIVDSGCCNYDRSARAWMNAAGAHCVLTLADSNGAMRASGTEHRSFEPTASGGTIVFSTRYQGACSAEWIRTITLSGARLIIDDAIQADGSVTVSWAAPIAGYVQKNKDGSITVLLEQGSSITIDFGADTPLLRDSTAINDRNQPGYIASVDITKQGISFHITVIIDMQ
- a CDS encoding AraC family transcriptional regulator, coding for MGHPYEDVHFFRQDKRLQLPNVPFAVGLSHRHPHSIRRDAVGCTSIEYLISGRIHAVINNRSYDIAPGDMFILPRNGRYECSSPVPMRTRKIYLYYHHMEIEHLLALHGLAQVHHVPSCTAAAPWCRALFTLARRFEHTPSEQDALLAEASTYMHRIMILLSQESRKRFIVPGDILAMMNYIDMHLHEPITLSDIAAASGKSVPHAIRVFKRETGSTPHEHLLKRRIETAIFLLKSTGENIRFIASRAGFRNEHYFSAVFKKHTGRPPSVMRRGFEPSCQ
- a CDS encoding LamG domain-containing protein; the protein is MRNIIIVMASALIAGAAYAQPSAFVSDENTVALWNFDEGEGPITRDAGPIGIHLRYNERGDRKPDETPPKWVRGKFGKALLFNGDLRQTLWNAADSFKKFFGLKDAITFEAWVKPEDPPAPKNMGFFQNMEYSKNGFRINFSAGFNVGWQLQDGKGEVVINSKKGLPPGVWSHFACTYDGTVMRIYINGVLDTEKPINGCIIQSRSDGISIAYTGGYPFFYGAIDSIRISKIARTEFKVE
- a CDS encoding sugar-binding protein, yielding MKKVFLNILPVLVAISALHAAPQFRVDGSIVNPGVLIDMGDDGSLIVSNAKGFCWTIQAALAAGDTKILLKQLGESGLEITKSKKTALYSGTFTPPGGRSFPIEYSLTLTPENNARVTLAFKTPVPAADIFSRAALYIAIPRASLAGERIRIDGKDNAVPTERAGEKPEMLFNGAASSIAYFSDAPQQRLTLALRKADAAAVNDGLMINGTACVVLRLTPKENEIIFDIVLGEPEVERSTGESYANVDFWAADKLKMPQYKHSKNLVQNPGFEDGAKYWRFGPLGTITDMHLGEHYIVEETGFQGRRSMKIIGQKGQSPAHIVTFAIPVETDTEYTVSFYAKADRAGVRITSLPTSLVWPKFPGQASYALSTEWKRYSTTLKTPNSLISLDFGINNPAEDCAAWIDNVQFEKGPMSDYDEKPCGASFVTARRDNLFQPGEKTGAAFFVHGKPGVYTLAVRVTDLWDAVVKEDTIPCTVGEKGASIPAPWADGLKPGLYIIETTVRTEGGAAERDFDRLAIMPSLRGVPEKHKFLFNSPGDSRQANWARKAERYQHIGIGSLNQWHISPAEYRTMFEDAGILLFSSIFDQFGEVSGKWNLKHDFHRTDADLAVIEEEAYKKAKQYPDLFVWKMLNEPGGAYQDNIEEMKQVIRCMAAARKGILRANPKARMFSPDPANMYLSSGIKYIETFLAAGGKDVCDIISIHPYRTRPEDPDLDADAVSFFAVLSKYGYTGDVWWPEGIYHCNYTIPAYGLDAHKGCSADHYRTGPFSYHMGWSERMAFAYTMRSWLMSLKYADRVKVHNDWNFEDSAWIGLDMTPTAKAFAPNVLGRILGNADYAADVELGKEIRCYMYTDEKKRPVAAVWTYNAVLDTEGRPGPNMGLASIPGDVEFIDCMGNTIARPKESEIALSSFPVFLRGKPDTLASLKDALVKTKIGSGEVSPVEIYAQVTSASKVDLTARNILSRTAEGHMKLSDDSGVIFDKDISIAGKEIWKYSAILKKVPGAIAPFAVRTEFTPKGAEKPIVKDIALDILGAPKASRTITIDGDLSDWPARAVTALPARFREFAPRNMDIKQKYPAGVPWKGDADLSAKLCAAWDTEYLYLAFDVKDDVLAPSDKLPTVWAGDCVQIYFDCWADARSKSAKGYDNNDQVFDLWPSPEGLVVSRSVAPEQQLAFLKTGIVSNAKAAFKRTSDSTVYEIAIPARDIVPVNLRPDTIFGFAVIINDHDGDYRKRGLTLTPAGTEPYMRPDLYPVMVLEKE